A region from the Lolium perenne isolate Kyuss_39 chromosome 4, Kyuss_2.0, whole genome shotgun sequence genome encodes:
- the LOC127296061 gene encoding uncharacterized protein isoform X2: protein MESHHASRGRRTLEEIRQKRAAERMQQQQQHNPPAAGDPYGNQKAGAEQLENGNMELERENQLLLSKLAEKEVEKDSLVNQLNDLERNVVPSLQKALNDISLEKDAAVIAKEDALAQLRSMKKRLKEAEEEQYRAEEDSASLRAQLNTMQQQVMSNSYGGYAVGASSEQTLAMEKEIQDLQAQLKEESLLRQQEQQKLAEESLLRQQDQQKLSEEQSLTAALAAEMREMEEKIAALTKKSSEEASEFAARKAFSVQDREKLENQLHDMALMVERLEGSRQKLLMEIDSQSTEIENLFEENSTLSASYQEAMSVTMQWENQVKDCLKQNEELRLHLEKLRSEQANLFKASNTYVQLDEQSETSIPNPPELVTENFSLKDQLVKEQSRSEGLSAEIMKLSAQLRKAVQTQNNLARLYRPVLKVIEGNLMKMKQETYATIQ, encoded by the exons ATGGAATCTCACCACGCCTCGAGGGGCCGCCGCACC CTGGAAGAGATCCGGCAGAAGAGGGCCGCCGAGaggatgcagcagcagcagcagcacaaccCGCCCGCCGCCGGCGACCCTTACG GGAACCAAAAAGCCGGAGCAGag CAGCTTGAAAATGGCAACATGGAACTAGAGAGGGAAAACCAACTGCTGCTATCCAAG CTTGCTGAGAAGGAAGTCGAGAAGGATTCCCTGGTGAACCAATTGAATGACCTT GAGAGGAATGTAGTGCCCTCGTTGCAGAAGGCTCTAAATGACATTTCATTGGAGAAGGATGCTGCAGTTATCGCTAAG GAGGATGCTCTAGCGCAACTCAGGAGCATGAAGAAGCGGTtgaaggaggcagaggaggagcagTACAGG GCAGAAGAAGACTCTGCATCCTTGAGAGCGCAGCTGAATACCATGCAGCAGCAAGTCATGAGCAACTCTTACGGTGGATATGCAGTGGGAGCGTCAAGCGAGCAAACTCTTGCCATGGAAAAGGAGATACAAGATCTACAGGCTCAGTTAAAG GAAGAGTCGCTGCTAAGGCAACAGGAGCAGCAAAAACTAGCCGAAGAGTCCCTACTGAGGCAACAAGATCAGCAAAAGCTATCTGAAGAGCAATCCCTTACTGCTGCTCTGGCAGCTGAAATGCGAGAGATGGAAGAAAAAATTGCTGCATTAACCAAAAAATCTTCAG AAGAGGCTTCTGAATTTGCTGCACGCAAGGCATTTTCAGTG CAAGATAGGGAGAAACTTGAAAACCAGTTGCACGATATGGCTTTGATGGTTGAGAGGTTAGAGGGGAGCCGCCAAAAGTTGCTTATGGAG ATAGATTCTCAATCAACAGAAATAGAAAATCTGTTCGAGGAGAACTCAACTTTGTCAGCTTCATACCAAGAAGCCATGTCTGTTACAATGCAGTGGGAGAACCAG GTTAAAGATTGTCTAAAGCAAAATGAAGAGCTCCGTCTCCACTTGGAGAAGCTAAGAAGTGAGCAAGCTAACCTGTTCAAAGCAAGCAATACTTATGTCCAACTAGATGAGCAAAGTGAGACCAGCATCCCTAACCCACCAGAATTGGTGACAGAGAATTTCTCTCTAAAG GACCAACTCGTTAAAGAACAGAGCAGATCTGAAGGGTTATCGGCAGAAATAATGAAACTTTCTGCCCAACTTCGAAAGGCAGTCCAAACACAGAATAATCTCGCACGCCT GTATAGACCTGTATTGAAAGTCATTGAGGGTAATCTGATGAAAATGAAACAAGAAACTTATGCGACTATCCAATGA
- the LOC127296062 gene encoding serine/threonine-protein phosphatase PP1: MAAAPAAGGQGGGASGSAMDAALLDDIIRRLLEVRTARPGKQVQLSESEIRQLCTASRDIFLTQPNLLELEAPIKICGDIHGQYSDLLRLFEYGGFPPEANYLFLGDYVDRGKQSLETICLLLAYKIKYPENFFLLRGNHECASINRIYGFYDECKRRFNVRLWKVFTECFNCLPVAALIDDKILCMHGGLSPDLQHLDEIKNLPRPTDVPDTGLLCDLLWSDPGKDVNGWGMNDRGVSYTFGHDKVTEFLAKHDLDLICRAHQVVEDGYEFFADRQLVTIFSAPNYCGEFDNAGAMMSVDETLMCSFQILKPAERKTKFITSNKM, encoded by the exons atggcggcggcgccggcggcgggagggCAGGGAGGCGGCGCCAGCGGCAGCGCCATGGACGCCGCGCTCCTCGACGACATCATCCGCCGCCTGCTCGAGGTGCGCACGGCGCGGCCCGGGAAGCAGGTGCAGCTCTCCGAGTCGGAGATCCGGCAGCTCTGCACCGCCTCCCGCGACATATTCCTCACCCAGCCCAACCTCCTCGAGCTCGAGGCGCCCATCAAGATCTGCG GTGACATCCATGGTCAGTATAGTGACCTTTTAAGGCTGTTCGAGTATGGAGGTTTTCCCCCAGAAGCCAACTATTTATTCTTAGGCGATTATGTCGATCGAGGCAAACAAAGTCTGGAAACTATATGCCTACTCCTTGCGTACAAAATTAAGTACCCGGAGAACTTTTTCCTTCTGAGAGGCAATCATGAGTGTGCTTCAATAAACAGAATATATGGATTTTATGACGAATGCAAGCGCCGATTCAATGTGCGGCTATGGAAGGTCTTCACTGAATGTTTTAACTGTCTCCCTGTGGCCGCTCTAATTGATGACAAAATATTATGCATGCATGGTGGCCTTTCTCCTGACCTGCAACACTTGGATGAGATTAAAAACTTGCCCCGTCCTACCGATGTGCCAGATACAGGTCTTCTATGCGATCTTCTTTGGTCTGATCCAGGAAAAGATGTCAACGGGTGGGGCATGAATGATAGGGGTGTCTCATACACATTTGGCCACGACAAAGTTACAGAGTTCCTTGCAAAGCATGATCTTGATCTTATTTGCCGTGCTCACCAG GTTGTCGAGGATGGGTATGAATTCTTTGCTGACAGACAACTGGTCACCATATTCTCGGCTCCCAACTATTGTGGTGAATTTGATAATGCTGGTGCAATGATGAGTGTTGATGAAACTTTGATGTGCTCTTTTCAAATTCTGAAACCAGCTGAGAGAAAAACCAAATTTATCACATCAAACAAAATGTGA
- the LOC127296061 gene encoding uncharacterized protein isoform X1, with amino-acid sequence MESHHASRGRRTLEEIRQKRAAERMQQQQQHNPPAAGDPYGNQKAGAELLARVQQLENGNMELERENQLLLSKLAEKEVEKDSLVNQLNDLERNVVPSLQKALNDISLEKDAAVIAKEDALAQLRSMKKRLKEAEEEQYRAEEDSASLRAQLNTMQQQVMSNSYGGYAVGASSEQTLAMEKEIQDLQAQLKEESLLRQQEQQKLAEESLLRQQDQQKLSEEQSLTAALAAEMREMEEKIAALTKKSSEEASEFAARKAFSVQDREKLENQLHDMALMVERLEGSRQKLLMEIDSQSTEIENLFEENSTLSASYQEAMSVTMQWENQVKDCLKQNEELRLHLEKLRSEQANLFKASNTYVQLDEQSETSIPNPPELVTENFSLKDQLVKEQSRSEGLSAEIMKLSAQLRKAVQTQNNLARLYRPVLKVIEGNLMKMKQETYATIQ; translated from the exons ATGGAATCTCACCACGCCTCGAGGGGCCGCCGCACC CTGGAAGAGATCCGGCAGAAGAGGGCCGCCGAGaggatgcagcagcagcagcagcacaaccCGCCCGCCGCCGGCGACCCTTACG GGAACCAAAAAGCCGGAGCAGag CTCCTTGCTCGAGTTCAGCAGCTTGAAAATGGCAACATGGAACTAGAGAGGGAAAACCAACTGCTGCTATCCAAG CTTGCTGAGAAGGAAGTCGAGAAGGATTCCCTGGTGAACCAATTGAATGACCTT GAGAGGAATGTAGTGCCCTCGTTGCAGAAGGCTCTAAATGACATTTCATTGGAGAAGGATGCTGCAGTTATCGCTAAG GAGGATGCTCTAGCGCAACTCAGGAGCATGAAGAAGCGGTtgaaggaggcagaggaggagcagTACAGG GCAGAAGAAGACTCTGCATCCTTGAGAGCGCAGCTGAATACCATGCAGCAGCAAGTCATGAGCAACTCTTACGGTGGATATGCAGTGGGAGCGTCAAGCGAGCAAACTCTTGCCATGGAAAAGGAGATACAAGATCTACAGGCTCAGTTAAAG GAAGAGTCGCTGCTAAGGCAACAGGAGCAGCAAAAACTAGCCGAAGAGTCCCTACTGAGGCAACAAGATCAGCAAAAGCTATCTGAAGAGCAATCCCTTACTGCTGCTCTGGCAGCTGAAATGCGAGAGATGGAAGAAAAAATTGCTGCATTAACCAAAAAATCTTCAG AAGAGGCTTCTGAATTTGCTGCACGCAAGGCATTTTCAGTG CAAGATAGGGAGAAACTTGAAAACCAGTTGCACGATATGGCTTTGATGGTTGAGAGGTTAGAGGGGAGCCGCCAAAAGTTGCTTATGGAG ATAGATTCTCAATCAACAGAAATAGAAAATCTGTTCGAGGAGAACTCAACTTTGTCAGCTTCATACCAAGAAGCCATGTCTGTTACAATGCAGTGGGAGAACCAG GTTAAAGATTGTCTAAAGCAAAATGAAGAGCTCCGTCTCCACTTGGAGAAGCTAAGAAGTGAGCAAGCTAACCTGTTCAAAGCAAGCAATACTTATGTCCAACTAGATGAGCAAAGTGAGACCAGCATCCCTAACCCACCAGAATTGGTGACAGAGAATTTCTCTCTAAAG GACCAACTCGTTAAAGAACAGAGCAGATCTGAAGGGTTATCGGCAGAAATAATGAAACTTTCTGCCCAACTTCGAAAGGCAGTCCAAACACAGAATAATCTCGCACGCCT GTATAGACCTGTATTGAAAGTCATTGAGGGTAATCTGATGAAAATGAAACAAGAAACTTATGCGACTATCCAATGA